DNA sequence from the Acanthochromis polyacanthus isolate Apoly-LR-REF ecotype Palm Island chromosome 5, KAUST_Apoly_ChrSc, whole genome shotgun sequence genome:
GCTTTAAGGGTTTAATAACCCTGAAAGACTGTTTCCTCAGCTTTTCATAGGCCTCTTCCCTGGTGTTATCATTCCAGAGGCACTTAATGTTGCAGAATGGGCATAATACAGTCAGAAAAGTGGTCTGTTGGAATCCATTAGAGTAAAATCACCAGAGAATGTGTCTGTTTCtatctttttattttgaattatgCTTTAGTCTGCAATTTTATTTGCTTGCTGTGAtaaattagaccctccagaaaaatgcgggcaaaaatccttgattatgcgaataagtATGTGGGgtttttaagccattttatgcggggaaattgtggaaagttgcaaagtatgcgaatagttgtgaaatatgcaaaaatatgcgcgattcacctgccgtctggcgcGGAGGGATGTgccctctaatcagacactgggactgctgcggggttactggactgacagcctgtgctttgggagggggagaagctcacagcagcacctgctgcttgttgaggacagtaactgcagaatgatctgagttttcctgtcagtctccaaaacggcagaaaaagtcgctagatttttggctagtcgcttttgacaaaaaaagtcggtAGGacgctttgaaaagtcgctagatttagtgagaaagtcgctaagttggcaacactggcgccagCTCGTGcttctcgtgtgtgtgtgtgtgtgtgtgtgtgtgtgtgtgtgtgtgtgtgtgtgtgaatgcgcgaactgatgacgtcaggccgggtgtcacataaaaactcactcacaactgcatttatattggttatagttttctcattttatgcggaaattgtgaaatcaagcgggacccgcatatttctcttttttttcgtggaaatgtgaaatTCTTGCGGGATTATGTGGCCTTTTgagaaataattgacccccgcataatcagcggcattttggtgattaatgcgggaattcatgcgatcgcataatcgcatttttctggagggtctaataaaTGCCTAATATCACAGAAAAATGCCTTATTGCCCATACAACACCTCTCTAATGAACAAGATTCCTTCATTTATGTGTAGACCAGAGATAGCATTAGATGGAGCCTTGAACAGAACAGTGTAATACAGTACTTCAAAGTGACCAAAATAATCTGATGTCCTACAGTCCATGTACATTTACTTATCTCTGGATCAACCTTACCGAGTTCATAGAAGACAGGCTTTCTTTCCACCTCGTCGGCACACACTGACTCAAAGACCTGTGGCAGGAGAGGGTCAGCACAAGTATCTTCAACGACATCCTTGGTGAGTTGAGGGTTCATCTCATCTAAATCCATCAATTCCTTCAGTTCTTTCACTGCCTCCAATGGGAAGCTTCTGTCTC
Encoded proteins:
- the LOC127534168 gene encoding guanylin-like — protein: MRALSVILVVVLLCTGALGVQVMVGDRSFPLEAVKELKELMDLDEMNPQLTKDVVEDTCADPLLPQVFESVCADEVERKPVFYELVEVFQNIDQCETCSFDGCTGC